A region of Allocoleopsis franciscana PCC 7113 DNA encodes the following proteins:
- a CDS encoding DUF790 family protein encodes MLPTELLINRQNGETIIPKRLPINSEICAIATELIACFQNAVGSTQGDLDRQLSEFEGDSPDYRVKRGLAHILKSSFCTFEVVSPLEPKELRQRVFTLSAQAVPSHQASEATLETLSITLSKELNHEVLPQQIRVGLYADLQENRILTQFEDPAPEALIHRYNLSQVQGIFYRASQMALNAHRNVPGEYKLLFRYLKLFQLMTYVEGDADHGFTITIDGPTSLFKPSTRYGLAIAKLLPALLHVTKWSLSATLQSRDPYSGVPKTGRFSLNDRCGLETHYPPGKPYDSMLEAAFANRWEALKTEWILEREVDLIPIPGSVMIPDFRLVHPDGRTFLLEIIGFWRPEYLQKKFAQVRRAECENLIIAISERLNLDKAGVKVANVPAKVIWFKDKLSPKAVLEVLE; translated from the coding sequence ATGTTACCGACTGAGCTGTTAATAAATCGACAAAATGGGGAAACCATTATTCCTAAACGGTTGCCGATCAACTCCGAAATCTGTGCGATCGCCACAGAGTTAATCGCCTGCTTCCAAAACGCCGTCGGTAGCACTCAAGGTGACTTGGATCGACAGTTGTCGGAATTTGAAGGCGATAGTCCTGATTATCGGGTCAAACGGGGTCTAGCTCATATTCTCAAAAGCAGTTTTTGCACCTTTGAAGTTGTCAGTCCCCTGGAACCAAAAGAACTGCGGCAGCGTGTTTTTACCCTTTCCGCCCAAGCTGTACCTAGTCATCAGGCATCCGAGGCAACCCTAGAAACCCTGAGTATTACCCTAAGTAAAGAGTTAAACCACGAAGTCTTGCCCCAGCAAATTCGTGTTGGTCTTTATGCAGATTTACAGGAAAATCGGATTTTGACTCAGTTTGAAGACCCCGCACCAGAGGCACTCATCCACCGCTACAACTTATCGCAAGTGCAGGGAATCTTCTATCGGGCAAGTCAGATGGCGCTCAATGCTCATCGGAATGTCCCTGGTGAGTACAAGCTGTTATTCCGTTATTTGAAGTTATTTCAGTTGATGACTTATGTGGAAGGCGATGCTGATCACGGTTTTACGATTACGATTGATGGCCCCACTAGTTTATTTAAACCGAGTACCCGTTATGGTTTAGCGATCGCCAAACTTTTGCCCGCTTTACTGCACGTTACCAAATGGAGTCTCTCAGCCACCTTACAAAGCCGCGATCCTTACAGTGGCGTGCCTAAAACTGGACGTTTCAGCCTGAATGACCGTTGTGGTTTAGAGACCCACTATCCCCCTGGTAAGCCCTATGACAGTATGTTAGAAGCCGCTTTTGCGAACCGTTGGGAGGCTTTAAAAACAGAATGGATACTAGAGCGAGAAGTGGATCTCATTCCTATTCCTGGGAGTGTGATGATTCCTGATTTCCGCCTTGTCCATCCTGATGGGCGTACTTTTTTATTAGAAATTATTGGATTTTGGCGTCCGGAGTACTTACAAAAGAAATTTGCCCAGGTGCGTCGTGCGGAATGCGAGAATTTAATTATTGCTATTTCTGAGCGGCTGAATTTGGATAAAGCAGGGGTGAAGGTGGCAAATGTCCCGGCTAAAGTGATTTGGTTTAAGGATAAGCTTTCGCCTAAAGCAGTGCTGGAGGTTTTAGAGTGA
- a CDS encoding DNA cytosine methyltransferase produces the protein MIASPLKPPQAIAIILKHTQATFMDTLTGKKHSLSQQTIATTVELFCGIGGFRIAADKRNIRTVWANDICPKACKVYRTQFGDAELRQGNINELAHEIPPHELLTAGFPCQPFSSAGKKEGVRDPRGNLFEVIVDILHRHKPRFFILENVKRLLSMEEGTHFAKILSRLASLDYTIEWRLVNAMHFGLPQNRQRIVILGVLGNDTQVDFPSIRLASTQNLSDLPESNFKTLTNFESWMKIEAHNKRFPTWGVASDGRFIGYDFAQFSGTMPRVPLRKVIKSNVDPQFDFTESTLNRLKDSTPINSFVQGVQILYNQVGGARMGYTVFGIDGVAPTLTSTTSRHYERYKIGNQYRRLTNVEYARIQGFPDEHCVGISIYDQYPLFGNAVPPVMVGWVMDCILQNQVAVMTTPKFEQLSLFSIPNAF, from the coding sequence ATGATCGCATCTCCCCTCAAGCCTCCACAAGCGATCGCTATAATCTTGAAGCATACTCAAGCAACGTTCATGGATACACTCACAGGTAAAAAGCATAGTCTTAGTCAGCAAACTATCGCCACAACAGTCGAACTTTTTTGTGGAATTGGAGGATTCCGCATTGCTGCTGACAAGAGAAACATACGCACGGTATGGGCAAATGATATCTGTCCGAAAGCCTGCAAAGTGTATCGCACTCAATTTGGGGATGCAGAATTACGGCAGGGTAATATCAATGAATTAGCACATGAAATCCCTCCTCACGAGCTATTGACGGCTGGTTTTCCCTGCCAACCATTCAGCAGTGCTGGAAAGAAAGAAGGAGTACGCGATCCACGCGGTAATCTTTTTGAAGTGATTGTTGATATTCTGCACAGACACAAGCCCAGATTTTTCATATTAGAAAATGTAAAACGTTTGTTGTCGATGGAGGAAGGAACTCACTTTGCCAAGATACTAAGCAGATTAGCGAGTTTGGACTATACTATTGAGTGGCGTTTAGTCAACGCAATGCATTTTGGTTTACCCCAAAATCGCCAACGAATCGTCATACTCGGAGTTTTAGGAAACGATACTCAGGTAGATTTTCCATCTATACGATTAGCTTCAACCCAGAATCTATCAGATTTACCAGAATCCAACTTTAAAACCCTGACTAATTTTGAAAGTTGGATGAAAATCGAAGCACACAATAAAAGATTTCCAACTTGGGGTGTCGCTAGCGATGGTCGATTTATTGGCTATGATTTTGCCCAATTTTCAGGTACTATGCCGAGAGTTCCATTACGGAAAGTCATTAAATCCAATGTAGACCCCCAATTTGATTTTACTGAGTCAACATTGAATCGCTTAAAAGACAGCACCCCAATCAATAGCTTCGTCCAAGGAGTTCAAATTCTCTACAATCAAGTTGGGGGAGCGCGGATGGGTTACACAGTATTCGGGATTGATGGTGTTGCGCCAACTCTCACCTCTACAACCAGTCGGCACTACGAGCGTTATAAAATTGGAAACCAGTACCGTCGTCTTACAAATGTAGAATATGCTCGTATCCAAGGCTTTCCAGATGAACATTGTGTAGGGATATCTATCTACGATCAATATCCTCTTTTCGGAAATGCTGTGCCACCAGTTATGGTTGGATGGGTGATGGATTGTATATTGCAAAATCAAGTGGCAGTAATGACAACGCCTAAATTTGAACAATTATCACTCTTCTCCATACCCAATGCTTTCTAA
- a CDS encoding ATP-binding protein encodes MAISATIITIEIRFEQDVVMTRQRARLIAELLGFDAQDQTRIATAVSEIARNAFQYAQGGRVEFRVEGESPQSLLICICDKGAGIANLNSILEGRYTSATGMGLGIIGSKRLMEWFEIESSSSHGTTVQMGKPLPKRALVVNGPRLAQIADELVQRSPSNPLEEIQQQNQELLRALAELQKREEALTQLNRELEDTNRGVVALYAELDEKADSLKRANELKTRFLSNMSHEFRTPLNSVISLSRMLLDRMDGELTPDQEKQVTFIRKAAEGLSELVNDLLDLAKVEAGKIVVQPDNFEVSELFGTLRGMLRPLLAHNSSIALVFEEPRDIPTLYTDEGKVAQILRNFISNALKFTPTGEVRVSAVRVGNTITFSVADTGIGIAAEDTERIFEEFVQVDSPLQRQVKGTGLGLPLSRKLAELLGGNVWVTGTIGVGSTFFASIPLVYSGSNQESPLPPVSWKLDPQRLPILVVEDNAETLFTYEKYFQGSIYQPFLARTLDEAEQALTLFTPTAIMLDILLEEQHTWGFIAELKGNQATQEIPILVVTVIDNEKQVRALGANAFLVKPVDRWSLLNQINTLIKRNTPQKLLLIDDDPASQYVLKQLLSDTDLNISEAFDGREGIDLAQIEKPDCIILDLSLPEMSGDKVLSLLKSDSKTNDIPVIINTSQSLETEEQKNLAQNTVAILSKETASQEIAIARVREALVKAGIALKACERGYV; translated from the coding sequence ATGGCAATCAGTGCAACGATTATTACCATAGAAATACGCTTTGAACAAGATGTCGTTATGACCCGTCAGCGGGCACGCCTGATTGCTGAACTATTGGGTTTTGACGCTCAAGATCAGACGCGCATTGCTACGGCTGTTTCGGAAATCGCTCGTAATGCTTTTCAATATGCCCAGGGAGGACGAGTTGAGTTTCGAGTAGAAGGTGAATCGCCTCAAAGCCTTCTAATCTGCATTTGTGACAAGGGAGCAGGCATTGCCAATCTGAACTCGATTCTAGAGGGACGGTACACATCGGCAACTGGGATGGGGTTAGGAATTATTGGCTCCAAACGACTCATGGAGTGGTTTGAGATTGAATCTTCGTCCAGTCACGGAACCACGGTGCAGATGGGAAAACCCTTACCGAAGCGTGCTCTGGTGGTGAATGGGCCTCGCTTGGCACAGATAGCGGATGAGTTGGTTCAGCGATCGCCGAGTAATCCGTTGGAAGAAATCCAGCAGCAAAACCAAGAACTTCTGCGTGCTTTAGCAGAACTGCAAAAGCGAGAGGAAGCGTTAACTCAGCTCAACCGTGAACTCGAAGATACCAATCGGGGTGTTGTGGCATTGTACGCCGAGTTAGATGAAAAAGCCGATTCCTTAAAGCGTGCCAACGAACTCAAAACCCGTTTCCTCTCAAACATGAGCCATGAGTTTCGTACACCGCTTAACTCCGTAATTTCTCTATCTCGGATGTTGTTAGACCGGATGGATGGTGAATTAACACCAGACCAAGAAAAGCAGGTAACGTTTATCCGCAAAGCGGCTGAAGGGCTTTCAGAGTTAGTGAATGACCTTTTAGACTTGGCAAAAGTGGAGGCGGGAAAAATTGTTGTGCAACCCGACAACTTTGAAGTGAGCGAACTCTTCGGAACCCTGAGGGGAATGCTGCGCCCTCTACTCGCCCACAACTCCTCCATTGCTTTGGTGTTTGAAGAACCCCGTGATATCCCAACGCTTTACACCGACGAGGGAAAAGTTGCCCAGATTCTCAGAAACTTTATTTCTAATGCTCTAAAATTCACACCCACAGGTGAGGTGCGAGTATCCGCTGTACGAGTTGGCAATACGATCACCTTCTCCGTCGCCGACACCGGCATTGGCATTGCAGCAGAAGATACGGAGCGCATCTTTGAAGAATTTGTCCAGGTGGATTCTCCCCTACAACGGCAGGTAAAAGGCACAGGGCTGGGACTACCACTGTCACGTAAACTCGCGGAGTTATTAGGAGGAAATGTCTGGGTAACCGGTACCATAGGAGTTGGCTCTACCTTTTTTGCTTCCATCCCACTGGTTTATTCGGGTTCTAATCAAGAGTCACCTTTGCCGCCCGTCTCCTGGAAGCTAGACCCCCAACGCTTACCCATACTGGTGGTTGAGGACAATGCTGAAACCCTTTTCACTTACGAGAAATATTTCCAGGGTTCCATTTATCAGCCTTTCCTCGCACGGACACTGGACGAAGCCGAACAGGCACTGACTTTGTTTACTCCCACCGCGATTATGTTAGATATTTTGCTGGAGGAGCAACACACCTGGGGATTCATTGCGGAATTGAAAGGGAATCAAGCTACCCAAGAAATTCCGATTCTTGTTGTCACGGTGATTGATAACGAAAAGCAAGTCAGGGCATTGGGCGCTAATGCATTCTTAGTTAAGCCTGTGGATAGATGGTCACTATTGAACCAAATCAATACGCTGATAAAGCGGAATACACCACAAAAGCTCTTGCTCATTGACGATGACCCAGCATCCCAATATGTGTTGAAGCAACTGTTAAGTGACACTGACCTGAATATTAGCGAGGCCTTCGATGGGCGCGAGGGTATTGATCTGGCTCAAATCGAAAAGCCTGACTGTATCATTCTCGATCTTTCCCTGCCAGAAATGAGCGGGGACAAGGTATTATCGTTGCTCAAAAGTGACAGTAAAACTAACGATATTCCGGTCATTATTAATACTTCACAGTCCCTGGAAACAGAAGAGCAAAAGAATCTGGCACAGAACACCGTGGCGATTCTTTCTAAAGAGACAGCCTCCCAAGAAATAGCGATCGCACGGGTGAGGGAAGCACTGGTAAAGGCGGGCATAGCACTGAAGGCTTGTGAGAGAGGGTATGTTTGA
- a CDS encoding pentapeptide repeat-containing protein, translated as MKAQDLLNQYAAREWNFQEANLASVSLSKVNLSRADLSKADLSRADLSQADLSGTSFHCANLTNADLTGADLTGANLTEANFIGTDLTGANLRGADLSGADMRCANLHGANLTGANLTDAELSGADLSGACLKNATLAGACLVGADLIGVDLSGTELPEEQLNGEINPTGISHNWVSWNGSC; from the coding sequence ATGAAAGCACAAGACCTTTTGAATCAATACGCCGCTAGAGAATGGAATTTTCAAGAAGCGAACCTAGCTAGTGTTTCTTTGAGTAAAGTCAATCTAAGTCGGGCTGATTTGAGTAAAGCTGATTTAAGTAGGGCTGATTTAAGTCAGGCTGACTTGAGTGGAACGTCTTTCCACTGCGCCAACCTCACCAATGCTGACTTGACTGGGGCTGACTTAACCGGTGCAAACTTAACGGAAGCTAATTTTATTGGCACTGACTTGACTGGGGCAAACCTGAGGGGTGCTGATTTAAGTGGTGCTGATATGCGCTGTGCCAATCTTCATGGTGCCAATCTCACAGGTGCTAATCTGACTGATGCTGAACTCAGTGGTGCCGATTTAAGTGGGGCTTGCTTGAAGAATGCTACTCTAGCTGGAGCTTGCCTAGTTGGTGCGGATTTGATCGGTGTTGATTTAAGTGGAACGGAGTTACCCGAAGAACAACTCAACGGAGAAATTAACCCCACTGGCATCTCTCACAATTGGGTGAGTTGGAACGGTAGTTGCTGA
- a CDS encoding HNH endonuclease — MSSKQKYSKKQKLILLYGSCCWWCRCDFLEDKLTLDHLIPKSRGGSNSLENLRLACFPCNKSRGNSLYPPPPWKKGNCF; from the coding sequence ATGAGTTCTAAACAGAAGTACAGCAAGAAGCAGAAACTCATTCTTTTGTATGGTTCTTGCTGTTGGTGGTGTCGGTGTGATTTCTTAGAAGACAAACTGACCCTTGATCACCTAATTCCCAAGAGTCGTGGCGGCTCTAACTCTCTAGAAAATCTACGACTTGCTTGTTTCCCGTGCAATAAATCTCGTGGTAACAGTCTCTATCCGCCTCCTCCCTGGAAAAAAGGTAACTGCTTCTAA
- a CDS encoding tetratricopeptide repeat protein: MSRVMYRRQGLSHTIYRTLECRPDSFEDWYQQGNALFDQQRYEEALVSYERALEYKPEDYWAWYGRGDVLDALGCYEDALISYDKALKTEPKDYWAWCKRGLVLRQLERYEEAIASYDKALEVRPWDYWTWYNKGRVALEDLDWYEEAIACFDKALAERPDDYWSWYRKGDALRQLEEYEDAIACYDQALDQRPQDYWAWYRRGDALRHWGKLEEALTSYGKAVEAKPDDYWGWYQQGEIRRQLGQYQEAITSYDKALDSEADDEYAWYNQACCYALLGNKEKAIASLREAIDLNAGEYQELAKTDSDFNSLRGNEQFNALVFHPFLRQHNGHISG, from the coding sequence ATGAGTAGAGTGATGTATCGGAGGCAGGGTTTGTCCCATACCATCTACAGAACCCTAGAGTGCCGACCCGATAGCTTTGAGGATTGGTACCAGCAGGGGAATGCGTTGTTCGACCAACAGCGCTACGAAGAAGCCCTCGTTAGCTATGAAAGAGCTTTGGAGTACAAGCCAGAAGATTATTGGGCTTGGTACGGGCGAGGTGATGTGCTGGATGCTTTGGGCTGTTATGAAGATGCGCTAATTAGCTATGACAAAGCGTTAAAAACTGAACCGAAAGACTACTGGGCTTGGTGCAAACGGGGTCTAGTGCTGCGGCAACTGGAACGTTATGAGGAGGCGATCGCGAGTTATGACAAAGCTTTAGAAGTCCGTCCGTGGGACTACTGGACTTGGTACAACAAAGGGCGTGTCGCATTGGAAGATTTGGACTGGTATGAAGAGGCGATCGCCTGTTTCGACAAAGCGCTGGCAGAACGCCCTGATGACTACTGGAGTTGGTACCGTAAAGGGGATGCCCTGCGTCAGTTGGAAGAGTATGAGGATGCGATCGCCTGCTATGACCAAGCCCTCGACCAACGACCACAGGACTACTGGGCATGGTATCGTCGAGGTGACGCCCTACGCCACTGGGGAAAACTTGAAGAAGCACTTACCAGCTATGGCAAAGCGGTAGAAGCTAAACCCGATGACTACTGGGGTTGGTATCAGCAAGGAGAAATTCGGCGGCAATTGGGTCAATATCAGGAGGCGATTACTAGCTACGACAAGGCGCTGGATAGTGAAGCAGATGATGAATATGCCTGGTACAACCAAGCGTGTTGTTATGCGTTGTTGGGTAATAAGGAAAAAGCGATCGCTAGTTTGCGAGAAGCCATTGATCTGAATGCCGGGGAATATCAAGAACTTGCTAAAACGGACTCTGATTTTAATAGCTTGCGGGGAAATGAACAGTTTAATGCCTTGGTTTTTCACCCATTTCTTCGTCAGCACAATGGGCATATTTCAGGCTAA
- a CDS encoding ATP-binding SpoIIE family protein phosphatase, with translation MIEAVALPIVESSQAGEARRIALALASRLGFNETERGKVGIVVTEAANNLIRHAKDGELVLQPLTRNEIEGIEILALDKGPGISNISQCLQDGFSTAGTSGTGLGAMSRLSAFFDIYSVPKLGSACLAQLWANSPSVQPLENDLDKGVVCLPKIGEEISGDAWATAQNCGRTLLLVADGLGHGPQAAQASREAVRIFQAHSGKSPKEIVEAAHAALRSTRGAALAIAEVDFEQLTVRFAGVGNISGTIFAAEKSYSMVSYNGTVGHEVRKIQEFVYQWPKGGLLVMHSDGLGTQWRLDRYPGLVAKHPSLIAGVLYRDFNRGRDDVTVLVVREGK, from the coding sequence ATGATAGAAGCTGTTGCCTTACCGATTGTAGAGTCTAGTCAGGCGGGTGAAGCGCGACGGATTGCACTAGCCCTGGCGAGTCGTTTGGGATTCAACGAGACGGAGCGAGGAAAAGTCGGGATTGTGGTGACCGAAGCCGCTAATAACCTGATTCGCCACGCAAAAGATGGCGAATTAGTGCTACAACCGTTGACCCGGAACGAGATTGAGGGAATTGAAATCTTAGCCTTAGACAAAGGGCCAGGAATCAGCAATATCAGCCAGTGTTTACAAGATGGCTTTTCTACCGCCGGAACTTCGGGAACGGGTTTGGGAGCCATGAGTCGTCTGTCAGCTTTTTTTGATATTTATTCAGTTCCCAAGCTGGGAAGTGCCTGTTTAGCTCAACTCTGGGCAAACTCCCCATCCGTACAACCCCTAGAGAATGATTTAGACAAGGGCGTAGTGTGCTTGCCCAAAATCGGTGAGGAGATTTCGGGAGATGCTTGGGCAACCGCCCAAAATTGCGGTCGCACCTTGCTGCTAGTCGCCGATGGTTTGGGTCACGGCCCACAAGCCGCCCAGGCATCCCGTGAAGCAGTGAGAATATTTCAAGCGCATTCGGGCAAAAGTCCCAAAGAAATTGTTGAGGCGGCACACGCGGCATTGCGGAGTACGCGCGGTGCGGCTTTAGCGATCGCAGAAGTTGATTTTGAACAGCTTACCGTGCGTTTTGCTGGGGTGGGAAACATTTCTGGCACGATTTTTGCGGCGGAAAAAAGCTATAGCATGGTTTCCTATAACGGTACGGTTGGTCATGAAGTCCGCAAGATTCAGGAGTTTGTCTATCAGTGGCCTAAAGGCGGACTTTTGGTCATGCACTCTGATGGATTGGGTACCCAGTGGCGCTTAGACCGTTATCCTGGCTTAGTTGCCAAACATCCCAGCCTGATCGCGGGAGTTTTGTACCGAGATTTCAACCGAGGTCGTGATGATGTAACCGTTTTGGTTGTTCGCGAGGGGAAATAG
- a CDS encoding helix-turn-helix domain-containing protein, producing MGRAGKALKQVLENYDISQNKLAVALGVRRSVVYRWYHELTDPTAETVAEIATALKSINPEAAAEFIRLYVGDFL from the coding sequence ATGGGAAGAGCAGGCAAAGCCCTTAAGCAAGTATTGGAGAATTACGACATCAGCCAGAACAAACTGGCAGTAGCGCTAGGAGTTCGACGTTCAGTGGTTTACCGTTGGTATCACGAACTCACAGACCCTACTGCCGAAACCGTTGCCGAGATTGCAACGGCACTCAAAAGTATTAATCCTGAAGCAGCAGCAGAATTTATCCGGCTATACGTGGGTGATTTTCTGTAG
- a CDS encoding response regulator — MFEQQLIKILHVDDNEANRYAVNRMLKRVGFNVIEAATGEAALELVDQARPDLIILDVKLPDLNGFEVCRRLKANPATAFIPVLHLSASFIESRDKAQGLDSGADGYLAQPVEPIELIATVRALLRIRQAEESALTLAQEWQSTFDAMSDGVCLLNEEGRVMRCNSAMTELLHKPFSEIIRCLHQELMPSTLGVVEASPFTLVQETRQRESREVQCGSHWFAVTVDPIFNQGGTFIGAVYILADITDRKQAEEALRVSEERFRLLLENVTDYAIFFLDTQARVIRWSLGAERILGYQEPEILGKPSSIIFTPEDIEQGADQQELEIAVTEGRAENERWHIRKDGSWFWGSGIVTPLRNEQGQIRGFSKIMRDFTERKRAEDERNQLLAREQEARAAAEAANRLKDEFLATLSHELRSPLNAMLGWTRLLNSRQFDAATTARALQTIERSAKSQAQLVEDLLDVSRIIQGKLRLNTRPVELVSVIEAAIETVRPAAQAKEIGLQCVLDPATGPVAGDSDRLQQVIWNLVSNAIKFTPKEGCVQVQLERVNSHVEITVKDTGKGIDPEFVPYVFERFRQADSSSTRVYSGLGLGLAIVRHLVELHGGTVRAHSEGEDKGATFTVKLPRISVVEPSSGEHSPRTVALAAPCDNSPALNGVRVLIVDDEMDSREFLVAALEQCEAKVFAFASAGEALAAISQLKPDVLVSDIAMPLEDGYSLIRKVRQLSAEQGGQIPAIALTAYARAEDRTRAISSGFQMHISKPVEPAELATVVASLAKHG; from the coding sequence ATGTTTGAGCAGCAGCTAATCAAAATCTTGCATGTAGACGATAACGAAGCCAATCGCTATGCCGTCAACCGGATGCTAAAACGTGTAGGGTTTAACGTGATTGAGGCGGCTACGGGTGAAGCGGCCCTGGAATTAGTCGATCAAGCTAGACCCGACTTAATTATTCTGGATGTGAAGCTACCTGATCTCAATGGGTTTGAAGTCTGCCGCCGCCTCAAAGCTAACCCAGCTACAGCCTTTATTCCTGTACTCCATCTATCCGCCAGTTTTATTGAAAGTCGGGACAAGGCACAGGGATTAGACAGTGGTGCAGATGGCTACCTGGCACAGCCTGTAGAACCGATTGAATTAATTGCCACGGTTAGAGCTTTGCTTCGCATTCGGCAGGCAGAGGAGTCTGCACTCACCTTGGCGCAAGAGTGGCAAAGCACCTTTGATGCTATGAGCGATGGGGTTTGCCTTCTAAACGAGGAAGGAAGAGTGATGCGCTGTAATAGTGCGATGACGGAGCTTTTACACAAACCCTTTAGCGAGATCATTCGTTGCCTGCATCAAGAACTCATGCCATCGACCTTGGGTGTTGTTGAGGCAAGTCCCTTCACTCTTGTTCAGGAAACTCGCCAACGTGAGAGTCGGGAGGTTCAGTGCGGTAGCCACTGGTTTGCTGTCACGGTAGACCCCATTTTCAACCAGGGGGGAACGTTCATCGGTGCCGTTTATATTCTGGCTGACATTACAGACCGTAAACAAGCAGAGGAAGCACTGCGGGTGAGTGAAGAGCGGTTTCGCCTGCTGTTAGAGAATGTGACGGACTATGCAATTTTCTTCCTCGATACCCAAGCGCGTGTTATCCGTTGGAGCCTAGGGGCAGAACGCATTTTGGGTTATCAAGAACCAGAAATCTTAGGAAAACCAAGTTCAATCATCTTTACACCTGAAGACATTGAGCAGGGTGCAGACCAACAAGAACTGGAAATAGCAGTCACGGAAGGTCGAGCGGAGAATGAACGCTGGCATATCCGTAAAGACGGTAGTTGGTTCTGGGGGAGTGGCATCGTCACGCCCTTAAGAAATGAGCAGGGGCAGATACGAGGCTTTTCTAAAATCATGCGTGACTTTACTGAACGTAAGCGAGCTGAAGATGAACGCAACCAGCTACTGGCTCGTGAACAAGAGGCACGCGCTGCCGCCGAGGCCGCTAACCGCTTGAAAGATGAGTTTTTGGCAACCCTCTCCCACGAACTGCGATCGCCCCTGAATGCGATGCTGGGATGGACACGCTTACTCAATAGTCGGCAGTTTGACGCAGCGACGACGGCGCGGGCGCTACAGACAATTGAACGCAGTGCCAAGTCCCAGGCGCAACTCGTTGAGGATTTGCTGGATGTCTCCCGGATTATTCAAGGTAAGCTGCGCTTAAATACCCGTCCGGTTGAACTGGTTTCAGTGATCGAAGCGGCGATTGAGACAGTACGTCCGGCTGCCCAAGCCAAGGAGATTGGCCTCCAATGTGTGCTTGACCCAGCAACCGGACCCGTGGCAGGTGACTCTGACCGATTGCAGCAAGTCATCTGGAATTTGGTCTCGAATGCCATCAAGTTTACGCCCAAAGAAGGATGTGTTCAGGTGCAATTAGAACGGGTCAACTCTCATGTTGAGATTACTGTAAAGGATACCGGTAAAGGAATTGACCCGGAGTTTGTTCCCTATGTGTTTGAGCGCTTTCGCCAAGCCGATAGTTCTAGCACTAGGGTCTATAGTGGTTTAGGATTGGGACTAGCCATTGTCCGACACTTAGTTGAACTACATGGCGGAACAGTGCGTGCTCATAGTGAAGGTGAAGACAAGGGAGCAACCTTTACCGTTAAGCTGCCACGGATCTCCGTCGTTGAGCCTTCCTCCGGTGAACACTCCCCTCGCACCGTTGCTCTAGCCGCGCCATGCGACAACTCGCCAGCACTCAATGGGGTACGAGTCCTGATTGTCGATGATGAGATGGATTCGCGGGAGTTTCTCGTCGCCGCACTGGAACAGTGTGAAGCAAAAGTCTTTGCGTTTGCATCGGCCGGCGAGGCATTGGCAGCCATATCCCAGTTGAAGCCAGATGTCTTAGTGAGCGATATTGCGATGCCGCTTGAGGACGGCTACAGCTTAATTCGCAAAGTCCGGCAACTTTCAGCAGAACAGGGGGGACAGATTCCCGCGATCGCCCTAACCGCCTATGCTAGAGCTGAAGACCGAACCAGAGCGATCTCATCTGGCTTTCAGATGCACATTTCTAAACCTGTGGAACCCGCAGAACTAGCAACTGTGGTGGCGAGTCTGGCGAAGCATGGATAA
- the rnc gene encoding ribonuclease III — MPKLPTIKDENLLRQALTHRSYVNEHPDAGEHNERLEFLGDAVLGFLIGELLYKRYPEMSEAQLTRLRSNLVDEKQLAKFATQLGIGELIRLGKGAIKEGGRENPSLLSDTFEAYIAAYFIESGIEAVQQFVQPLFTKVADSIVFPQSDTNPKNLVDSKGQFQQWALANFVQNPEYLIIDESGPDHAKEFTAEVRVNGKVYGVGIGRRKQDAEKRAAEVALKKVGLV, encoded by the coding sequence ATGCCCAAACTTCCAACAATTAAAGATGAAAACCTCCTACGCCAAGCCCTCACCCACCGTTCCTATGTCAACGAACATCCTGATGCAGGTGAACATAACGAACGTTTAGAATTCTTGGGTGATGCCGTACTGGGATTTTTGATTGGCGAACTTCTCTACAAACGCTATCCAGAAATGAGCGAAGCCCAATTGACACGTCTGCGCTCTAATTTGGTGGATGAGAAGCAATTAGCTAAATTTGCTACTCAGCTAGGTATAGGTGAGCTAATACGCCTGGGGAAAGGTGCAATTAAAGAGGGAGGCCGTGAAAATCCATCCTTGCTCAGTGATACCTTTGAAGCTTATATTGCCGCCTATTTTATAGAGTCAGGCATTGAAGCTGTCCAGCAATTTGTTCAACCCCTATTTACTAAAGTTGCTGACAGCATCGTTTTTCCTCAGTCCGATACTAACCCTAAAAACCTTGTAGATTCCAAAGGTCAGTTTCAGCAATGGGCGCTGGCGAACTTTGTCCAAAATCCTGAATATTTGATTATCGATGAGTCTGGCCCAGACCATGCGAAGGAGTTTACGGCGGAAGTTCGTGTTAATGGCAAGGTTTATGGTGTTGGCATAGGTCGGCGCAAACAAGATGCTGAGAAACGTGCTGCTGAAGTCGCACTCAAAAAAGTTGGGCTAGTTTAG